One part of the Methanomassiliicoccales archaeon genome encodes these proteins:
- a CDS encoding DEAD/DEAH box helicase family protein, which yields MFVEHPLIRDEAIEERDYQRNLAKTALKHSTLVVLPTGMGKTVVALMVIAEVLRIKGGKVLFLAPTKPLVEQHSSFLENNLVGKDILTLTGEVSPEEREVLWIENDVIVSTPQVVANDLRHERVSLREVNLIIFDEAHRGVGSYAYVQVAEEYKPYGGLILGMTASPGSSKEKIDQVCRNLGIEKLEIRSESDPDVARYVHDVNINWVEVDLPKLMMDIREVLDSMYSGYVKELVGMGLMSKGRPPSKKYLLEISSSVQARLRSGEKRRHLYRAVSLVAMAIKVGHAIEMVETQGMTALNAYLERLDQEACSKEGSKASREIARSEEFKKVRKISSNARIEHPKLSRIMSIVSNQVLAKPDSRVLVFTHYRDTCDLVTGKLEMIEGARVGKLIGQSEHSGDKGLKQKEQVALLERFRTGELNVVVATSVGEEGLDVASTDLVVFYEPVPSEIRTIQRRGRTGRSRAGRVVILIARGTRDEAYYYSSMKKEKAMKKRLSSLQKKTDVHGTSDQGAERQRTLQDF from the coding sequence GTGTTCGTCGAGCACCCCCTTATCCGTGATGAAGCGATCGAGGAGAGGGACTACCAGAGGAACCTGGCGAAAACGGCCCTCAAACACTCCACGCTTGTAGTACTCCCCACGGGCATGGGGAAGACCGTTGTGGCTCTCATGGTTATAGCCGAGGTCCTGCGGATTAAGGGGGGGAAAGTCCTATTTCTGGCACCGACCAAGCCCCTGGTGGAGCAGCACTCGTCGTTCCTCGAGAATAATCTTGTGGGAAAGGACATCCTTACCCTCACTGGTGAGGTCTCTCCCGAGGAGAGAGAGGTACTGTGGATTGAGAACGATGTCATTGTCTCCACGCCCCAGGTCGTCGCAAATGATCTTCGCCATGAGCGGGTGAGCCTGAGAGAAGTGAATCTGATCATCTTTGACGAGGCCCACAGGGGAGTGGGCTCGTACGCTTACGTCCAGGTAGCGGAGGAGTACAAGCCCTACGGGGGCTTGATCTTGGGCATGACCGCATCACCCGGATCAAGTAAGGAGAAGATCGATCAAGTTTGCAGGAATCTTGGAATCGAGAAGCTGGAGATCCGTTCTGAGAGTGATCCGGATGTGGCTCGCTACGTCCACGACGTGAACATCAATTGGGTCGAGGTCGATCTGCCAAAACTAATGATGGACATCCGAGAGGTGCTGGACTCAATGTATTCTGGCTATGTCAAAGAGCTTGTTGGCATGGGGCTGATGAGCAAGGGCAGACCTCCCTCGAAGAAGTATCTTCTGGAGATCAGCTCTTCCGTCCAAGCAAGGCTTCGATCCGGGGAAAAAAGAAGGCATCTCTACAGAGCCGTAAGCCTCGTCGCAATGGCCATCAAGGTGGGACATGCCATTGAGATGGTTGAGACCCAGGGGATGACAGCACTCAACGCCTACCTTGAGCGACTGGATCAGGAAGCATGCTCCAAAGAAGGATCGAAGGCCTCAAGGGAGATAGCCCGGTCAGAGGAGTTCAAGAAGGTAAGGAAGATCTCCTCCAATGCCAGAATAGAGCATCCTAAGCTCTCAAGAATCATGAGCATTGTCTCAAATCAAGTTCTGGCCAAGCCGGATTCCAGAGTTCTTGTATTCACCCATTACAGGGATACCTGTGATCTAGTTACAGGCAAGTTAGAGATGATAGAGGGGGCTAGGGTGGGTAAGCTAATAGGCCAGTCAGAGCACTCTGGAGACAAAGGACTGAAGCAGAAGGAACAGGTCGCCCTCCTTGAGCGATTCAGGACAGGTGAGCTCAATGTGGTGGTGGCAACCTCAGTAGGAGAGGAGGGTCTGGACGTCGCTTCGACCGACCTTGTGGTCTTCTACGAACCCGTCCCTTCAGAGATAAGGACTATCCAGAGGAGAGGAAGGACTGGAAGGAGTAGGGCGGGTAGAGTGGTGATACTCATCGCAAGGGGTACGAGGGACGAAGCATATTATTACAGCTCCATGAAGAAGGAGAAGGCTATGAAGAAACGCCTTTCCAGCCTTCAGAAGAAAACGGATGTCCATGGAACAAGTGATCAAGGGGCTGAAAGACAACGGACCCTTCAAGATTTCTGA
- a CDS encoding amino acid permease: MTQEKGGEHSSTVEVSLKRDLGLLEVLMIGVGPNIGSTIFILVGFGVSIAGPALLLALALNFIVTLFTAFSYAELSSAFPETGGGYLWVKEGLFPPFGFLGGWMSWVGHCIACGVYVLGFGAGMLWIFDRYNIDLGIPSEMVVKIFAVIIALAFSYLNYRGVKGTGKSGVYVSILLVVIVVTYIAFALAAILGMPNPESSYEPFMPFGLVSIASSMGFTFMIFEGYEIVAQTGEEAKNPERTIPRAMFMCLIISTVLFITITFVTIGASGWENVASWGEEALARTSENVVPILGSALIAIGTVIGSIAAVNSVIFSSSRVSFAMGRDGNLPAIFGKLHPKNQTPATAIILSGVIIIGISVFLPIEQVASAADILILLLFILVNISLLSLRKKKPDAPRHFLVPLFPWIPLIAIAAKIGISIAILEVEPIAWYVALAVIYVGLLIHYFIKGKEEIEKIVIPVRAPMTAETRKQYRVLLPIDDPKSLALVDLGCMLAKERDGELLLTTVLEVPNNVPLSNADPKLLDDKKKMLEKLKIHAEIKGVTTRAMVSVSHDVVGAIVDTASEEHTNMIVIGWKGYTRTQKRILGRKMDEILHKTPCDVILLRAEEKFSPENILVLSGATWHVSSATEIASEIARAEGSRITILNTIVDERYRDKARNYSKRLREIVEAHGVPVITKEIRPETIVGGVVGESMDYDLLVIGSSAAKRWEKFDFGPIQDRIAKEAKCPVLVYKRVAGTDMEPKRRR; the protein is encoded by the coding sequence ATGACTCAGGAAAAGGGCGGTGAACACTCCAGTACGGTCGAAGTCTCTCTGAAGAGAGATTTGGGCCTACTTGAGGTTCTCATGATCGGAGTGGGCCCCAACATTGGGTCTACGATTTTCATCTTGGTGGGGTTTGGTGTAAGCATTGCCGGCCCTGCCCTACTTCTAGCTCTCGCCCTCAACTTCATAGTGACGCTTTTCACCGCCTTTTCCTATGCCGAGCTCAGCAGCGCCTTCCCTGAAACAGGTGGAGGATATCTCTGGGTGAAGGAGGGATTGTTTCCTCCCTTTGGATTCTTAGGGGGTTGGATGTCATGGGTTGGTCACTGCATCGCCTGCGGCGTCTATGTACTAGGATTCGGAGCCGGAATGCTCTGGATATTCGACCGTTACAACATAGACCTTGGGATACCCTCTGAAATGGTGGTCAAGATATTCGCGGTGATTATCGCACTGGCGTTCAGCTACCTTAACTATAGAGGGGTGAAGGGAACCGGCAAGTCCGGAGTATACGTCTCCATACTTCTCGTGGTTATTGTCGTGACCTATATCGCTTTCGCGCTTGCAGCGATACTTGGAATGCCCAACCCTGAGAGCAGCTACGAGCCTTTCATGCCCTTTGGACTAGTGAGTATCGCCTCCTCCATGGGATTCACTTTCATGATATTCGAGGGATACGAGATCGTGGCCCAGACTGGTGAGGAGGCCAAGAACCCCGAGAGAACGATTCCTCGGGCCATGTTCATGTGTCTGATAATCTCAACCGTTCTGTTCATCACGATAACATTCGTTACAATCGGTGCCTCTGGCTGGGAGAACGTCGCATCCTGGGGAGAGGAGGCTCTGGCCCGTACATCCGAGAATGTCGTGCCTATTTTGGGCTCGGCGCTGATAGCGATCGGAACTGTAATAGGGTCGATAGCTGCGGTGAACTCCGTCATATTCTCCTCATCCCGTGTCTCATTCGCCATGGGCCGGGATGGCAACCTTCCCGCTATCTTCGGGAAATTGCATCCTAAGAACCAGACGCCTGCCACCGCTATCATACTGAGCGGCGTCATCATCATTGGAATATCAGTCTTCCTACCGATAGAGCAGGTTGCCAGTGCGGCAGATATCCTCATCCTTCTCCTGTTCATACTTGTCAATATATCATTACTCTCGCTGAGAAAGAAGAAGCCCGATGCCCCCAGGCATTTCCTGGTCCCGCTGTTCCCTTGGATACCGCTCATCGCAATCGCGGCAAAGATCGGAATCTCCATAGCGATCCTGGAGGTCGAGCCAATTGCATGGTATGTGGCCTTGGCGGTTATTTATGTGGGATTGCTCATACATTACTTCATCAAGGGTAAGGAGGAGATCGAGAAGATCGTAATCCCTGTCCGTGCCCCCATGACTGCGGAAACAAGGAAGCAATACAGGGTGTTACTCCCTATCGACGACCCCAAGAGCCTAGCCCTTGTAGATCTTGGATGCATGCTCGCAAAGGAAAGGGACGGAGAATTGCTCTTGACCACAGTATTGGAGGTGCCTAATAACGTCCCTCTGAGCAACGCGGATCCCAAACTACTCGATGACAAGAAGAAGATGCTTGAGAAGCTCAAGATCCACGCGGAGATCAAAGGGGTGACCACGAGGGCCATGGTTTCGGTTTCGCACGATGTTGTGGGAGCGATCGTTGACACCGCTTCGGAAGAGCATACCAATATGATCGTGATCGGGTGGAAAGGCTATACCCGCACCCAGAAGAGAATTCTCGGCCGTAAGATGGACGAAATACTTCATAAGACGCCCTGCGACGTCATCTTGCTTAGAGCGGAGGAGAAGTTCTCCCCCGAGAACATCCTGGTCCTTTCTGGAGCGACATGGCATGTTTCCAGTGCCACTGAGATAGCGTCGGAGATTGCACGGGCCGAAGGCTCTCGGATAACCATTCTGAATACTATAGTGGACGAGCGCTATCGGGATAAGGCAAGAAACTACTCCAAGCGGCTGAGAGAGATAGTAGAGGCGCACGGAGTCCCTGTGATTACCAAGGAGATCCGGCCAGAGACCATAGTCGGAGGAGTGGTGGGGGAGTCCATGGACTACGACCTTCTGGTAATCGGGTCAAGCGCCGCCAAGCGCTGGGAGAAGTTCGACTTTGGTCCCATACAGGACCGCATCGCGAAGGAAGCCAAGTGCCCTGTATTGGTCTATAAACGGGTAGCCGGGACCGATATGGAGCCAAAGCGACGTCGATGA
- a CDS encoding DUF429 domain-containing protein: MAWKTNHSLENSTAFCVMDSAGKVTDIDLVTNDHQILSRLEGRKCAWVGIDAPLIVNNEGGLRKCERSLFDRSIRVLPASKGYLARKFGGCRGVDLADMMSKMGYSFPGGDRECKVMIEVYPYGALHVITGGSVPRYKKGKADERRKAALKIMRILRKWLPVSIPESLDEEIEAATPSELKSVSDKIDAVISVLCVYGHWIYAGKMTEVLGDATDGFILLPRQVI; encoded by the coding sequence TTGGCTTGGAAGACAAATCATTCTCTGGAGAATAGTACTGCCTTCTGCGTCATGGACTCCGCCGGAAAGGTGACGGATATTGACCTGGTGACCAACGATCACCAAATACTCTCAAGATTGGAGGGACGAAAATGTGCCTGGGTGGGTATCGATGCTCCTCTTATAGTCAACAATGAGGGCGGCCTACGAAAATGCGAAAGATCTCTTTTCGACCGAAGCATAAGGGTTCTTCCGGCCAGTAAAGGTTATCTCGCCAGGAAGTTCGGAGGATGCAGGGGAGTTGACCTAGCTGATATGATGAGCAAGATGGGATACTCCTTCCCCGGAGGCGATCGGGAGTGCAAGGTCATGATTGAGGTGTATCCATATGGTGCATTGCATGTGATCACCGGAGGTAGTGTTCCACGATACAAGAAGGGAAAGGCCGACGAAAGACGTAAAGCAGCCCTGAAGATAATGAGAATATTAAGAAAATGGCTTCCCGTTTCTATCCCTGAATCTCTCGATGAAGAGATCGAAGCAGCTACTCCGTCCGAACTGAAATCAGTGAGTGATAAGATCGATGCGGTAATCAGTGTACTCTGCGTGTATGGGCATTGGATTTATGCGGGAAAGATGACCGAGGTCTTGGGAGATGCGACAGATGGTTTCATTCTCCTCCCACGACAGGTGATCTGA
- a CDS encoding M48 family metallopeptidase — protein sequence MAGKDDQDIQEIFKGTGRRHGYDFVEANFFPFKELKSTWHRNRWKVAFRISDYMSGCGEDVLTDYSDALFRRMVNGERVAYTDSVMCWLKSDEFIEMNRPLYLERSRNLSLSPEGRYHDLQSAMNGLRDKGLIEDMEDVHLTWTRSANRKRVGYCSVLMKVIAISSALDSLELPSFVPEYVLYHELVHLEMGRETLSPRHGREFRRKERLFPLWEEAESWLRRVASQKT from the coding sequence ATGGCAGGCAAGGATGATCAGGATATTCAGGAAATATTCAAAGGAACGGGCAGGCGACATGGCTACGATTTCGTCGAGGCCAACTTCTTCCCCTTCAAGGAGTTGAAGAGTACTTGGCATCGGAACCGTTGGAAAGTGGCATTCAGAATCTCAGACTACATGTCCGGCTGCGGAGAGGATGTACTCACCGATTACTCTGACGCCCTTTTCAGGCGAATGGTCAATGGTGAGAGAGTAGCTTACACCGACAGCGTCATGTGTTGGTTGAAGTCAGATGAATTCATCGAAATGAATCGACCATTGTACCTGGAAAGGAGCAGAAACCTCTCCTTGAGCCCGGAGGGACGATACCATGATCTGCAATCTGCGATGAATGGTCTCAGGGATAAGGGGTTGATTGAAGACATGGAAGATGTCCATCTAACCTGGACAAGGAGTGCCAACCGGAAAAGGGTGGGGTACTGCAGCGTTCTGATGAAGGTAATTGCAATTTCATCAGCGTTGGATTCTCTCGAGCTTCCATCCTTCGTTCCTGAATACGTTCTTTATCACGAGCTAGTTCATCTTGAGATGGGGCGTGAGACTCTCTCGCCTCGGCACGGACGGGAGTTCCGCAGGAAGGAGAGACTCTTCCCACTCTGGGAGGAAGCTGAGTCCTGGCTCAGGAGAGTGGCTTCTCAAAAAACCTGA
- a CDS encoding iron-sulfur cluster assembly accessory protein: MVTISDEALKFINELLEKNDKKGYGIRIYLAGMGCSGPQFGMAFQDAAKEGDIEEKMDGFSFYFDDETHMALDGASIDLVDTANGSGLIIQNPNVSGCSSCGGSCH, encoded by the coding sequence ATGGTGACCATCAGTGATGAGGCACTGAAGTTCATTAATGAACTTCTTGAGAAGAATGATAAGAAGGGTTACGGTATTCGCATTTATCTGGCCGGTATGGGCTGTTCCGGCCCCCAGTTCGGGATGGCCTTCCAGGACGCTGCGAAGGAGGGGGACATCGAGGAGAAGATGGACGGATTTTCATTCTACTTCGATGACGAGACCCACATGGCCCTGGATGGAGCATCTATCGACCTGGTCGACACGGCAAACGGTAGTGGTCTAATCATCCAGAATCCAAATGTCTCGGGATGCTCCTCTTGCGGCGGCAGCTGCCATTGA
- a CDS encoding HD domain-containing protein codes for MGKRQFLKDLQEGDEVDDVFSIRYKKPPREYSKGYMFEVRLSDRSGNMNLKFWGPSDERLVDRIYEPIYVGGVVRVKGRVGSYKDCLEISVGEDDGITLVERSEYDIRDFVPTTERDVDQMMSRLNSFIRQVKDPFLSKILRHFFANEEFVVRFREAPASIQKHSNCIGGLLEHTLSVVEICDMVHSLKPKMNKDLLLTGAILHDIGKMDEYRITTNIDMSEEGMLLGHIFIGAEKLKQVVDSIEDFPPTLGFKLVHIVLSSHGRLEFGSPRLPQFAEAALIHYADKMDAKVEQYVRVKEEARTEDDWAYDSDLKHIFLR; via the coding sequence ATGGGGAAGCGGCAGTTCTTGAAGGACCTCCAAGAGGGGGACGAGGTCGATGATGTCTTCTCGATCAGGTACAAGAAGCCACCTCGTGAGTACTCAAAAGGATACATGTTCGAGGTTCGGTTGAGTGATCGTTCCGGCAACATGAACTTGAAGTTCTGGGGACCCAGCGACGAACGTCTGGTGGATAGGATCTATGAACCCATTTACGTCGGAGGGGTCGTAAGAGTCAAAGGCAGGGTGGGTAGCTACAAAGACTGTCTTGAGATATCCGTCGGTGAGGATGATGGGATAACGCTCGTCGAAAGATCCGAATACGACATCCGGGACTTTGTTCCGACTACGGAGAGGGACGTGGATCAGATGATGAGCCGCCTTAATTCCTTCATCAGGCAGGTCAAGGATCCGTTCCTCTCAAAGATACTAAGACACTTCTTCGCCAATGAGGAATTCGTGGTCAGATTCAGGGAGGCCCCAGCATCGATTCAGAAACACTCCAACTGCATCGGGGGGTTGCTGGAACACACTCTCTCTGTTGTTGAGATATGTGATATGGTTCATTCCCTCAAGCCCAAGATGAACAAAGACCTCCTCCTGACAGGGGCTATATTGCACGACATCGGCAAGATGGATGAGTACAGGATAACAACAAACATCGACATGAGCGAGGAGGGGATGCTTCTAGGCCACATCTTCATAGGTGCCGAGAAGCTCAAGCAGGTCGTTGATAGCATCGAGGACTTCCCTCCCACGCTGGGATTCAAGCTCGTCCACATAGTCCTCAGCAGCCATGGCAGGTTGGAGTTCGGCTCGCCTCGTCTACCACAGTTCGCCGAGGCGGCGCTAATACACTATGCCGATAAGATGGATGCCAAGGTGGAGCAGTACGTTAGAGTCAAGGAGGAAGCACGTACTGAAGATGACTGGGCTTACGATTCGGACCTGAAGCACATCTTCCTTCGCTAG
- a CDS encoding DUF2099 family protein: MPEHLLEMAKALVLVKDGKIKVLSDPKIRSCPLRKDLYGCDKESRETVERVLREHIQELGMYGPDRVLELDETPVSFGASEMIMDGMSESLVDAAVVVCEGAGTIIVTNGEVLQAVGAHMTGLMMTEPVVEIQEGLENRECTLLGNECEIDQVKGYAKAIELGFEKIAVTITGLRAFEAKQLWEMGKATGKPPIIMAVHTTGIDFDQAETLAKYADIVWACASKQVREVVAPKSKIQIGVAIPVYAVSDMGKRLVLNRAMKFEGGLVIHRASLPHLHPDRQPDPLL, encoded by the coding sequence ATGCCTGAGCATTTACTGGAGATGGCGAAAGCCCTGGTTCTTGTCAAGGACGGAAAAATCAAGGTTCTTTCAGACCCTAAGATTAGAAGCTGTCCCCTTCGAAAGGATCTTTACGGCTGCGACAAGGAGTCGAGAGAGACTGTGGAGAGAGTACTCAGAGAGCACATTCAGGAGCTTGGGATGTATGGTCCAGACAGGGTTTTGGAGCTTGATGAGACCCCGGTCAGTTTCGGCGCTTCCGAGATGATTATGGATGGAATGAGCGAATCCCTAGTGGATGCTGCCGTGGTGGTGTGTGAAGGTGCTGGAACAATTATAGTAACAAATGGTGAAGTGCTGCAGGCGGTGGGGGCCCACATGACCGGATTGATGATGACGGAGCCGGTTGTGGAGATACAGGAGGGCCTTGAGAACCGAGAATGCACCCTTCTGGGCAATGAATGCGAGATCGACCAGGTTAAAGGGTATGCTAAGGCCATTGAATTGGGGTTCGAGAAGATTGCGGTAACCATCACTGGATTGAGGGCTTTCGAGGCCAAGCAGCTTTGGGAGATGGGCAAGGCAACCGGAAAACCGCCGATAATCATGGCCGTTCACACGACCGGCATCGATTTCGACCAGGCAGAGACGCTGGCGAAGTACGCCGACATCGTTTGGGCCTGCGCCTCCAAGCAGGTAAGAGAGGTTGTGGCTCCCAAATCCAAGATCCAGATCGGGGTGGCAATTCCCGTGTATGCCGTCTCCGACATGGGCAAGAGGTTAGTCCTCAACAGGGCGATGAAATTCGAGGGAGGGTTGGTAATTCACAGGGCATCACTTCCTCACCTGCACCCAGATAGGCAACCTGATCCGTTGCTCTAG
- a CDS encoding GNAT family N-acetyltransferase encodes MAPVIWSAWGVKWQDETLLDMLKDPESNTEIMEVDGITSGYFNVEPRGCSLFINSIQVPKGLKRKGYGMRMMQRIEALAILLGMDSVELWVQTTNVGAFDFYRKLGYNFICQRGNNYLMRKTLGSYWSDMHA; translated from the coding sequence ATGGCTCCAGTCATTTGGTCCGCCTGGGGAGTAAAATGGCAGGACGAGACTCTATTGGATATGCTCAAGGATCCTGAATCGAACACCGAGATCATGGAGGTGGACGGGATCACCTCTGGCTATTTCAACGTGGAGCCAAGGGGGTGTTCCCTGTTCATTAACTCTATCCAAGTTCCCAAGGGCCTGAAGCGGAAAGGGTACGGTATGCGGATGATGCAACGTATCGAGGCTCTGGCCATCCTCTTAGGTATGGACTCGGTTGAACTATGGGTGCAGACAACGAACGTTGGGGCATTTGATTTCTATAGAAAACTTGGGTACAATTTCATATGCCAGAGAGGTAACAATTACCTCATGAGAAAAACCCTTGGTTCATATTGGAGTGATATGCATGCCTGA